A single region of the Paraburkholderia megapolitana genome encodes:
- a CDS encoding C45 family autoproteolytic acyltransferase/hydolase: MSEPSIDAARRDHAGWIFVHLEGEPYDRGEQHGQLLATEIRNAVHTARYLAKWDTGEDFDTFVEAAVSQFAPKLDREFTDEIQGIADGAKLPFAEVLAWNGYMDLLQSWWPTHATAAQPQLGVKPWRGRRGHHCSAFIATGSATRDGRIVMAHNSWDRYAAGDAFNVVFDIVPESGHRILMQGLPGCISSLTDFWVTAAGLMVTETTISNFVGYNPAGAPEFYRSRRASQYANSIAEWCEMFALANNGGYANSWLLGDAKTGEIARYELGLHYSGFESTKDGFYSGYNTATDLKIRNQECIGEGDDYTDVRKNGARRLRFMQLEEQHHGKIDTELAKQMIADHHDVYLDRADNPCSRTVCGHLELDDARFGGSDHGPFNPWGANDGKVVDSEMARDMAFYARWGHPCGRPFDAQAFMKRHPQWNWLNGYMRDRPSWPWTRFDVQR; this comes from the coding sequence ATGAGCGAACCCTCAATCGATGCCGCCCGCCGCGATCATGCCGGCTGGATTTTCGTCCACCTCGAAGGCGAGCCGTATGACCGCGGCGAACAGCACGGCCAGTTGCTCGCCACGGAGATTCGCAACGCGGTTCACACCGCGCGCTACCTCGCGAAGTGGGACACCGGCGAAGACTTCGACACGTTCGTCGAGGCGGCGGTCTCGCAGTTCGCACCGAAACTCGACCGCGAATTCACCGACGAAATCCAGGGCATCGCCGACGGCGCGAAGCTGCCGTTCGCGGAAGTGCTCGCGTGGAACGGCTATATGGATCTGTTGCAGAGCTGGTGGCCGACCCATGCGACAGCGGCGCAGCCCCAGCTCGGCGTGAAGCCATGGCGCGGCCGGCGCGGCCATCATTGCAGCGCGTTCATTGCGACCGGCAGCGCGACGCGCGACGGCCGCATCGTGATGGCGCACAACTCATGGGATCGCTACGCGGCCGGCGATGCGTTCAACGTCGTGTTCGACATCGTCCCCGAGTCGGGCCACCGCATCCTGATGCAAGGGCTGCCCGGCTGCATCTCGAGCCTGACGGACTTCTGGGTCACTGCGGCCGGACTGATGGTGACCGAAACGACGATCTCGAACTTCGTCGGCTACAACCCGGCGGGCGCTCCGGAGTTCTACCGGTCGCGGCGCGCGAGCCAGTACGCGAACAGCATCGCCGAATGGTGCGAGATGTTCGCGCTCGCCAACAACGGCGGCTACGCGAACAGCTGGCTGCTCGGCGACGCGAAAACCGGCGAGATCGCGCGCTATGAACTCGGCCTGCATTACTCGGGCTTCGAGAGCACCAAGGACGGCTTCTACAGCGGCTACAACACCGCCACCGATCTGAAGATCCGCAACCAGGAATGCATCGGCGAAGGTGACGACTATACGGACGTCCGCAAAAACGGCGCGCGGCGCCTCCGCTTCATGCAACTCGAAGAACAGCATCACGGCAAGATCGATACCGAACTCGCGAAGCAGATGATCGCCGATCACCACGACGTCTATCTCGATCGCGCCGATAACCCGTGCTCGCGAACCGTCTGCGGGCATCTCGAGCTGGACGACGCGCGCTTCGGCGGCTCGGACCACGGGCCGTTCAATCCGTGGGGAGCCAACGACGGTAAGGTAGTCGACAGCGAGATGGCGCGCGATATGGCGTTCTACGCGCGCTGGGGGCACCCGTGCGGGCGGCCATTCGATGCGCAGGCGTTCATGAAACGCCATCCGCAGTGGAACTGGCTCAACGGTTATATGCGCGACCGGCCGTCGTGGCCGTGGACGCGCTTCGACGTGCAGCGCTGA
- a CDS encoding TetR/AcrR family transcriptional regulator, with protein MKRTRLTREQSKDQTRQRLLDAAQAIFMKKGFTAASVEDITAAAGYTRGAFYSNFRSKPELFLELLRRDHDLMQTELEDIFAGDNTREEMETRVLRYYSRLPLDQKCFLLWAEAKLLAARDARFRVRFNAFMYEKREQLAAYIREFSVQTGIPLPLPEEQLALGLMALCDGVQSMVTTDPKNVSDDMIQSVLGEFFGRVVFGRGAG; from the coding sequence ATGAAACGAACCCGCCTTACCCGTGAGCAGAGCAAGGACCAGACGCGCCAGCGCCTGCTCGATGCTGCGCAAGCCATTTTTATGAAGAAGGGATTCACCGCGGCCAGCGTCGAGGACATCACGGCCGCGGCCGGCTATACGCGCGGTGCGTTCTATTCGAACTTCCGCAGCAAGCCGGAGCTGTTTCTCGAGCTGCTGCGGCGCGACCATGACCTGATGCAGACGGAGCTGGAGGATATCTTCGCGGGCGACAACACGCGCGAGGAAATGGAAACCCGTGTGCTGCGGTACTACAGCCGTCTGCCTCTCGATCAGAAATGTTTCCTGCTATGGGCCGAAGCCAAGCTGCTCGCAGCACGCGACGCGCGCTTTCGCGTGCGTTTCAACGCGTTCATGTATGAGAAGCGCGAACAGCTTGCGGCCTATATTCGCGAGTTTTCGGTGCAGACAGGTATCCCGCTGCCGTTGCCCGAGGAGCAACTGGCGCTGGGGCTGATGGCGCTGTGCGACGGTGTGCAATCGATGGTCACGACCGATCCGAAGAACGTCTCGGACGATATGATCCAGTCGGTGCTCGGTGAATTTTTTGGGCGGGTTGTGTTTGGGCGCGGCGCCGGCTGA
- a CDS encoding efflux RND transporter periplasmic adaptor subunit, producing the protein MPLRRAAYALVLSSVVLLAACQKKEAAAPTPRPVVATAVQADGRPNTMTLPAEVQSRYSTPLSFRIAGKIVERRVRLGDTVKSGEIVARLDPADAQKNAASAQAQLDAAQHRLVYAKQQLDRDRAQARDNLIAQAQLEQTEDSYAAASAQRDQAAQQAALSKDQLQYATLAADHAGVITAEQADTGQNVSAGQAVYNLAWSGDIDIIVDAPESALAALAVGQTAKVTLAALPGRSFTARVRELSPAADPQSRTWRARLTLENPGTDVRLGMTADVALNGNAAQSAASFTVPATALFHDGNAPAVWVVRTDDVLELRRVQVARYEERTVAISNGLKNGERVVLQGVHTVTAGEKVRVMAPLHPEDFAS; encoded by the coding sequence GTGCCGTTGCGCCGCGCAGCGTACGCGCTGGTTCTGTCCAGCGTCGTCCTGCTTGCCGCGTGCCAGAAGAAAGAAGCTGCCGCGCCCACGCCGCGGCCCGTCGTTGCCACCGCCGTACAGGCGGACGGACGGCCCAACACCATGACGCTGCCGGCCGAAGTCCAGTCCCGCTATTCGACCCCGCTGTCGTTCAGGATTGCGGGCAAGATCGTCGAGCGCCGGGTGCGGCTCGGCGATACGGTGAAGAGCGGCGAGATCGTCGCGCGCCTCGACCCCGCCGATGCGCAGAAAAACGCCGCCAGCGCGCAAGCCCAGCTCGACGCCGCACAGCATCGTCTGGTGTACGCGAAGCAGCAACTCGATCGCGACCGCGCCCAGGCGCGCGACAACCTGATCGCCCAAGCCCAGCTCGAACAGACTGAAGATTCGTACGCCGCGGCGAGCGCCCAGCGCGACCAGGCCGCGCAGCAGGCCGCGCTGTCGAAAGACCAGTTGCAATACGCGACGCTCGCCGCCGACCACGCCGGCGTGATCACCGCCGAGCAGGCCGACACAGGGCAAAACGTATCCGCGGGACAGGCCGTCTACAACCTCGCGTGGAGCGGCGACATCGATATCATCGTCGATGCGCCCGAAAGCGCGCTCGCCGCGCTGGCCGTCGGCCAAACCGCGAAGGTCACGCTCGCCGCGTTGCCGGGCCGCAGCTTTACCGCGCGCGTGCGCGAACTGTCACCCGCCGCCGATCCGCAAAGCCGCACATGGCGCGCGCGGCTCACGCTCGAAAACCCCGGCACCGACGTGCGCCTCGGCATGACTGCCGACGTCGCGCTGAACGGCAACGCCGCGCAGTCCGCCGCGTCGTTCACGGTGCCCGCCACCGCCCTCTTCCACGACGGTAACGCGCCGGCCGTATGGGTCGTGCGCACCGACGACGTGCTCGAACTGCGCCGCGTACAGGTCGCACGCTACGAGGAACGTACGGTCGCCATCTCCAACGGCCTGAAGAACGGCGAACGCGTCGTACTGCAAGGCGTGCATACGGTCACCGCAGGCGAAAAGGTACGCGTGATGGCGCCGCTGCATCCCGAGGACTTCGCGTCATGA
- a CDS encoding efflux RND transporter permease subunit, translating to MSAAHEEGRFNLSAWALRHQALVVFLITLATLFGIMAYTRLAQSEDPPFTFRVMVIQTFWPGATARQVQEQVTDRIGRKLQETPSIDFLRSYSRPGESMIFFTMKDSAPVADVPQTWYQVRKKVGDIAATLPPGVQGPFFNDEFGDVYTNIYTLQGDGFSAAQLHDYADQLRTVLLRVPGVGKVDYFGDPNQHVYIEIANTQLTRLGISPQQLAQAINSQNSVSPAGTLTTTDDRVFVRPTGQFGDVKALADTLIRINNRSFRLGDIATIKRGYDDPPSTHMRAGGHDVLGIGVTMQPGGDVIRLGKALDTSMAQLRASLPAGLKLVEVSSMPHAVSHSVDDFLEAVAEAIAIVLVVSLVSLGVRTGMVVVISIPIVLAVTALCMYLFDIGLHKVSLGTLVLALGLLVDDAIIAVEMMAVKLEQGWTRTRAAAFAYTSTAFPMLTGTLVTVAGFLPIALAKSSTGEYTRSIFEVSAIALIASWLAAVVLIPLLGYHLLPERKRATPEHAHAEGTTEEHEHEHDIYDTRFYGRLRGWISWCIERRFVVLGITVALFVVALAGFTLVPQQFFPSSDRPELLIDVRLPEGASFEATLRQAQRLEKTLDGRPEIDHMVDFVGTGAPRFYLPLDQQLPQANFAQFVVTAKSVEDREKLAQWLEPILRNQFPAIRTRLSRLENGPPVGYPVQFRVSGDDIATVRAIAERVAATMRADAHTTNVQFDWDEPAERSVRFEIDQKKARELGVTSDDVSSFLAMTLSGYTVTQYRERDKLISVDLRAPKSERVDPSQLLTLAMPTPNGPVPLGTLGALRNDLEYGVVWERDRQPTITVQSDVIANAQGIDVTHAVDGALDSIRHTLPVGYRIEIGGAVEESVKGQTSINAQMPIMVIAVLVLLMIQLQSFSRVLMVVLTAPLGLIGVVATLLMFGQPFGFVAMLGVIAMFGIIMRNSVILVDQIEQDIAAGHQRFDAIVGATVRRFRPITLTAAAAVLALIPLLRSNFFGPMATALMGGITSATVLTLFYLPALYATWFRVRGSERDPHADASAHSGN from the coding sequence ATGAGCGCAGCACACGAAGAAGGACGCTTCAATCTGTCCGCGTGGGCGCTGCGGCATCAGGCGCTGGTCGTTTTCCTGATCACACTCGCCACGCTGTTCGGCATCATGGCGTACACACGGCTCGCGCAATCGGAAGATCCACCGTTCACGTTCCGTGTGATGGTGATCCAGACCTTCTGGCCCGGCGCCACCGCGCGGCAGGTGCAGGAACAGGTCACCGACCGGATCGGGCGCAAGCTGCAGGAAACACCGTCGATCGATTTTCTGCGCAGCTACTCGCGACCCGGCGAATCGATGATCTTCTTCACGATGAAGGACTCCGCGCCGGTTGCCGATGTGCCGCAAACCTGGTACCAGGTGCGCAAGAAAGTCGGCGACATCGCGGCGACGCTGCCGCCCGGCGTGCAGGGACCGTTCTTCAACGATGAGTTCGGCGACGTCTACACCAATATCTACACGCTGCAGGGCGACGGTTTCTCTGCGGCACAACTGCACGACTACGCGGACCAGTTACGCACGGTCCTGCTGCGCGTACCTGGCGTCGGCAAGGTCGACTATTTCGGCGATCCGAACCAGCACGTCTACATCGAGATCGCCAACACGCAGCTCACGCGTCTCGGCATCTCTCCGCAGCAGCTCGCCCAGGCGATCAACTCGCAAAACAGCGTCTCGCCCGCGGGCACGCTAACCACCACCGATGACCGCGTCTTCGTGCGCCCAACCGGCCAGTTCGGCGACGTGAAAGCGCTCGCCGATACGCTGATCCGCATCAATAACCGTTCGTTCCGCCTCGGCGACATCGCGACGATCAAACGCGGTTACGACGATCCACCGTCGACGCACATGCGCGCTGGCGGCCACGACGTGCTCGGCATCGGTGTGACGATGCAGCCTGGCGGCGACGTGATCCGCCTCGGCAAGGCGCTCGACACGAGCATGGCGCAGTTGCGCGCATCGCTGCCGGCGGGACTGAAACTCGTCGAAGTATCGAGCATGCCGCACGCCGTGTCGCACTCGGTCGACGACTTCCTCGAAGCGGTCGCCGAAGCAATCGCGATCGTGCTGGTGGTGAGTCTGGTGTCGCTCGGCGTACGCACCGGCATGGTCGTCGTGATCTCGATTCCGATCGTGCTCGCCGTGACCGCGCTGTGCATGTATCTGTTCGATATCGGGCTGCACAAGGTCTCGCTCGGTACGCTCGTGCTGGCACTCGGGCTGCTTGTCGACGACGCGATCATCGCCGTCGAAATGATGGCCGTGAAACTCGAACAGGGCTGGACCCGTACCCGTGCGGCTGCTTTCGCCTATACGAGCACCGCGTTTCCGATGCTGACCGGTACGCTCGTCACGGTAGCGGGCTTTCTGCCGATCGCGCTCGCCAAATCGAGTACCGGCGAATACACGCGCTCGATCTTCGAAGTGTCCGCCATTGCGTTGATCGCGTCGTGGCTTGCCGCGGTCGTGCTGATCCCGTTGCTCGGGTATCACCTGTTGCCCGAGCGCAAGCGCGCAACGCCTGAGCACGCCCACGCTGAAGGTACGACTGAAGAACACGAACACGAACACGACATCTACGACACGCGCTTCTACGGCCGCCTGCGCGGTTGGATCAGCTGGTGTATCGAACGACGCTTCGTCGTGCTCGGCATCACTGTCGCGTTGTTCGTCGTGGCGCTCGCGGGTTTTACGCTCGTGCCGCAACAGTTCTTCCCGAGTTCGGATCGCCCCGAACTGCTGATCGACGTACGGCTACCCGAAGGCGCATCGTTCGAAGCAACATTGCGGCAGGCGCAACGGCTCGAGAAGACGCTCGATGGCCGGCCGGAAATCGATCATATGGTCGACTTCGTCGGCACCGGTGCGCCGCGTTTCTATCTGCCGCTCGACCAGCAACTGCCGCAAGCGAACTTCGCACAGTTCGTCGTCACGGCGAAGAGCGTCGAAGATCGCGAGAAACTCGCGCAGTGGCTCGAACCGATCCTGCGCAATCAATTTCCCGCGATCCGCACGCGGCTCTCGCGGCTCGAAAACGGCCCGCCGGTCGGTTATCCCGTGCAGTTCCGTGTGAGCGGCGACGACATCGCGACCGTACGTGCAATCGCCGAACGCGTTGCCGCAACGATGCGTGCCGACGCGCACACGACCAACGTGCAGTTCGACTGGGATGAACCGGCCGAGCGTTCGGTGCGCTTCGAGATCGATCAGAAGAAGGCGCGCGAACTCGGTGTCACCTCCGACGACGTCTCGAGTTTCCTCGCGATGACGCTCTCGGGCTACACCGTCACGCAGTATCGCGAGCGCGACAAGCTGATCAGCGTCGATCTGCGCGCACCGAAGAGCGAGCGCGTCGACCCGTCGCAGTTGCTGACGCTCGCGATGCCGACGCCTAACGGCCCGGTGCCGCTCGGCACGCTGGGCGCGCTGCGCAACGACCTCGAATACGGTGTGGTGTGGGAACGCGATCGCCAGCCGACGATCACCGTGCAATCGGATGTCATCGCGAATGCACAGGGCATCGACGTCACGCATGCTGTCGACGGCGCACTCGATTCGATTCGCCACACGCTGCCGGTCGGTTATCGCATCGAGATCGGCGGCGCGGTCGAGGAAAGCGTGAAGGGACAAACCTCGATTAATGCCCAGATGCCGATCATGGTGATCGCCGTGCTGGTGCTGCTGATGATCCAGCTACAGAGCTTCTCGCGCGTGCTGATGGTCGTGCTGACGGCACCGCTCGGGCTGATCGGTGTCGTCGCGACGCTGCTGATGTTCGGCCAGCCATTCGGCTTCGTCGCGATGCTCGGCGTCATCGCGATGTTCGGCATCATCATGCGCAACTCGGTGATTCTCGTCGACCAGATCGAGCAGGACATCGCGGCCGGTCATCAACGATTCGATGCAATTGTCGGCGCCACTGTGCGCCGCTTCCGGCCGATCACGCTGACCGCCGCCGCCGCGGTCCTAGCGCTGATCCCGCTGTTGCGCTCGAACTTCTTCGGACCGATGGCGACCGCGCTGATGGGCGGGATCACGAGCGCCACGGTGTTGACGCTGTTCTATCTGCCTGCGCTCTATGCAACGTGGTTCCGCGTGCGCGGCAGCGAGCGCGATCCGCACGCCGACGCATCTGCGCATTCGGGAAACTGA
- a CDS encoding efflux transporter outer membrane subunit produces MNTSSLRRATTVLSCGAALAFALAACSFGPNGTPPVMPQPAHYGAEPQPTQTVQANGVAQQFVAGAQAVPEWWKLYRSDDLNALVDEGLRNSPTLAAADKNLAAAHEQLRAQIGSSLLPTIDANGQATRERALGFPSLGPNTSLYNVFVGQIQANYTLDLFGAARLADKALAARVDTQAYQFDAARRALAANIVSAAINAAALHEQVDTTERLVVLANQQADDTKRRYELGAASHSDLLSAQQSAAALSASLPGLRQQWLTTRHALAVLLGRTPDAAPADLDLASLHVPENVPVSVPSDLLRARPDIRAADATLKAAAAEVGVATAQMFPSLSLTASMGKGGFSWPLATSGAGALWSIGASLTQPIFHGGALFAQRRAAVDTYEASVAQYRQTVLAAFQNVADTLASLEHDAQALDAASTAARFAQQIFTETSARYRLGAVAVTNTRSSEQQYRNARLDEIRYTGARLTDTATLFQAMGDPLPATASTSAATTTATASPASTSAAHD; encoded by the coding sequence ATGAACACCTCTTCCTTGCGTCGCGCTACAACCGTACTGTCCTGCGGCGCCGCCCTCGCCTTCGCGCTCGCGGCATGTTCGTTCGGTCCGAACGGCACGCCGCCCGTGATGCCGCAACCGGCCCATTACGGCGCCGAACCGCAACCCACCCAGACAGTGCAGGCCAACGGCGTCGCGCAGCAGTTCGTCGCCGGAGCGCAGGCGGTGCCCGAATGGTGGAAGCTGTATCGGTCGGACGACCTGAACGCATTGGTCGACGAAGGGTTGCGTAACAGCCCGACGCTGGCCGCCGCCGACAAGAACCTCGCGGCCGCGCACGAACAGTTGCGCGCGCAGATCGGCAGCTCGCTGCTGCCGACGATCGACGCCAACGGCCAGGCGACCCGCGAGCGGGCACTCGGTTTCCCGAGCCTCGGCCCGAACACATCGCTCTACAACGTGTTCGTCGGCCAGATTCAGGCGAACTACACGCTCGACCTGTTCGGCGCAGCTCGTCTCGCGGACAAGGCACTGGCCGCCCGCGTCGACACCCAGGCGTACCAGTTCGATGCGGCGCGCCGCGCGCTCGCGGCAAACATCGTGTCAGCGGCAATCAACGCGGCGGCACTGCACGAGCAGGTGGACACGACTGAGCGTCTCGTCGTGCTCGCTAACCAGCAGGCTGACGATACGAAACGGCGCTACGAACTCGGCGCGGCATCGCACAGCGATCTGCTCAGCGCACAACAGAGCGCGGCAGCGCTGTCGGCGAGTCTGCCTGGCCTGCGTCAGCAATGGCTGACGACTCGCCATGCGCTCGCCGTGCTGCTCGGTCGCACACCCGACGCAGCACCGGCCGATCTCGATCTCGCCAGCCTGCATGTACCCGAAAACGTGCCGGTTTCAGTGCCGTCCGATCTGTTGCGTGCACGGCCCGACATCCGCGCCGCGGATGCGACATTGAAAGCCGCCGCGGCCGAAGTCGGTGTCGCGACCGCGCAGATGTTTCCGAGCCTGTCGTTGACGGCGTCGATGGGCAAAGGCGGCTTCAGCTGGCCACTCGCGACGTCGGGCGCGGGTGCGCTCTGGAGTATCGGCGCGTCGCTCACGCAACCGATCTTCCACGGCGGTGCGCTGTTCGCGCAACGCCGCGCAGCCGTCGATACCTACGAGGCCTCGGTCGCGCAATATCGTCAGACTGTGCTGGCCGCGTTCCAGAACGTCGCCGATACGCTCGCATCGCTCGAACACGACGCCCAGGCACTCGATGCCGCGAGTACGGCGGCACGCTTCGCGCAGCAGATCTTCACCGAGACGTCGGCACGCTATCGCCTTGGTGCGGTGGCGGTGACGAACACGCGTTCGAGCGAACAGCAATATCGCAACGCGCGACTCGATGAAATTCGCTACACGGGCGCGCGGCTCACCGATACGGCCACGCTGTTCCAGGCGATGGGCGATCCGCTGCCTGCGACTGCATCTACATCTGCGGCAACGACAACAGCGACGGCCTCACCAGCATCGACCAGTGCCGCACACGACTGA
- a CDS encoding penicillin-binding protein 1A, whose product MPIIKRPHSSQSPGQSGDREPRFNAGTPTGRPRENHTPRRRSFGVTLALWFAGFFATLAVIGSLIIGYALVVMGPQLPSLDSLTDYRPKVPLRVYTADHVLIGEFGEERRSLVRFQDIPDIQKKAVLAIEDYRFYEHGGVDFLGILRAGIADLMHGGASQGASTITMQVARNFFLSSEKTYTRKIYEMMLAYKIERALTKDQILELYMNQIYLGERAYGFAAAARVYFGEDLKDVTLAQAAMLAGLPKAPSAYNPVVNPKRAKIRQEYILKRMLDLKYITQDQYDQAVKEDIHTKTAGNEYSVHAEYVAEMVRQMMYAQYRDETYTRGLNVTTTIDSADQTAAYDAVRKGVMDYERRHGYRGPEGYVELPPPGDDRDQAIEDTLTDHPDNGEIIAAVVTAAGPKQVTAQVLDGTVATISGDGLRFVAAALSPRASQTLRIKPGSIVRLIADAKGNWQITQLPQVEGALVSLTPQDGAIRALIGGFDFNKNKFNHVTQAWRQPGSSFKPFIYSASLEKGLGPATIINDAPLYFPPTTPGGDAWEPKDDDQPEGPMSMRLALEKSKNLVSIRILSFIGTKYAQDYVTQRFGFDVDKTPPYLPMALGAGLVTPLQSAGGYSVFANGGYRINPYLIAEVDDARGEPLSKAQPLVAGRDAPQTLTPRNAYIMNSLLHSVATAGTGAGTNVLHRSDLQGKTGTTNDAKDGWFAGYQQSLVAVAWMGYDQPKSLGSREFGAQLALPIWVEYMQRALRGVPQAEPAMPDTVTTVDGELFFADATPGNGFVASIGMDAANPLAGGTDAVGNPGGLTPPPVPTVSSGEKQQILDLFESNKP is encoded by the coding sequence ATGCCTATCATTAAACGACCGCATTCTTCCCAGTCGCCCGGCCAGTCCGGAGATCGCGAACCCCGCTTCAACGCCGGAACCCCCACGGGACGACCGCGCGAAAACCACACGCCGCGCCGACGTTCGTTCGGCGTGACGCTCGCGCTGTGGTTTGCCGGATTCTTTGCGACGCTCGCCGTGATCGGTTCGCTGATCATCGGTTATGCGCTCGTCGTGATGGGACCGCAATTGCCGTCGCTCGATTCGCTGACCGACTATCGTCCGAAGGTACCGTTGCGCGTCTATACCGCGGACCACGTGCTGATCGGCGAATTCGGCGAAGAGCGTCGCAGCCTCGTGCGCTTCCAGGACATCCCCGACATCCAGAAGAAAGCGGTCCTCGCCATCGAGGATTACCGCTTCTACGAACACGGCGGCGTCGACTTCCTCGGTATTCTGCGGGCGGGGATTGCCGACCTGATGCACGGCGGCGCATCGCAGGGCGCGAGCACCATCACGATGCAGGTGGCGCGCAACTTCTTCCTGTCGAGCGAAAAGACCTACACGCGCAAGATCTACGAAATGATGCTTGCGTACAAGATCGAACGCGCGCTGACCAAGGACCAGATTCTCGAGCTGTACATGAACCAGATCTATCTGGGCGAGCGTGCCTACGGCTTTGCCGCGGCCGCGCGCGTGTATTTCGGCGAGGACCTGAAGGACGTGACGCTGGCGCAAGCGGCGATGCTCGCGGGGCTGCCGAAGGCGCCGTCCGCGTATAACCCGGTGGTCAATCCGAAGCGCGCGAAGATTCGCCAGGAATACATCCTGAAGCGGATGCTCGATCTGAAGTACATCACGCAGGATCAATACGATCAGGCCGTGAAGGAAGACATCCATACGAAGACGGCCGGCAACGAATACAGCGTGCATGCGGAGTACGTCGCCGAAATGGTGCGCCAGATGATGTACGCGCAATACCGCGACGAAACCTATACTCGCGGCCTGAACGTGACGACGACGATCGATTCCGCCGATCAAACGGCAGCCTACGATGCGGTGCGCAAGGGCGTGATGGATTACGAACGCCGCCACGGCTATCGTGGACCGGAAGGGTATGTCGAATTGCCGCCGCCCGGCGACGACCGCGATCAGGCGATCGAAGACACGCTCACCGATCACCCCGACAACGGCGAGATCATCGCGGCTGTCGTGACCGCAGCGGGGCCGAAGCAGGTGACGGCTCAGGTGCTCGACGGTACGGTTGCGACGATCAGCGGCGACGGACTGCGATTCGTGGCCGCGGCGCTGTCGCCGCGCGCGTCGCAGACGCTGCGCATCAAGCCCGGTTCAATCGTGCGTTTGATTGCCGATGCGAAGGGCAACTGGCAGATCACGCAGTTGCCGCAGGTGGAAGGCGCGCTCGTGTCGCTGACGCCGCAGGACGGCGCGATTCGCGCGTTGATCGGCGGCTTCGATTTCAACAAGAACAAGTTCAATCACGTAACGCAGGCCTGGCGTCAGCCGGGGTCGAGCTTCAAGCCGTTTATCTATTCGGCGTCGCTCGAGAAGGGTCTTGGGCCGGCTACGATCATCAACGACGCGCCGCTGTATTTCCCGCCGACGACACCCGGCGGCGACGCATGGGAACCGAAGGACGACGATCAGCCCGAAGGTCCGATGTCGATGCGCCTCGCATTGGAGAAGTCGAAGAACCTCGTGTCGATCCGCATCCTGTCGTTTATCGGCACGAAGTACGCGCAGGACTACGTTACGCAGCGTTTCGGTTTCGATGTCGACAAGACGCCGCCGTATCTGCCGATGGCCCTCGGCGCGGGTCTCGTTACGCCGCTGCAGTCAGCGGGCGGGTACTCGGTGTTTGCAAACGGCGGCTATCGCATCAATCCGTATCTGATCGCGGAAGTGGACGATGCGCGCGGTGAACCGCTGTCGAAAGCGCAGCCGCTCGTGGCCGGTCGCGACGCGCCGCAGACACTGACACCGCGCAACGCCTACATCATGAACAGCCTGCTGCACTCGGTGGCGACGGCCGGTACCGGCGCAGGGACGAACGTGCTGCATCGCTCGGACCTGCAGGGCAAGACCGGTACCACGAACGATGCGAAGGACGGCTGGTTCGCCGGTTATCAGCAATCGCTCGTCGCGGTGGCGTGGATGGGCTACGACCAGCCGAAATCGCTCGGTAGTCGCGAATTCGGCGCGCAACTCGCGCTGCCGATCTGGGTCGAGTACATGCAACGTGCGTTGCGCGGCGTACCGCAGGCCGAACCGGCAATGCCCGATACCGTCACGACGGTGGATGGCGAGCTGTTCTTTGCCGACGCTACGCCGGGCAACGGGTTTGTGGCGAGCATCGGGATGGATGCGGCGAATCCGCTCGCGGGCGGGACCGATGCCGTGGGCAATCCGGGTGGGCTGACGCCGCCTCCGGTGCCGACCGTATCGTCGGGTGAGAAACAGCAGATTCTCGATCTGTTCGAATCGAACAAGCCTTGA
- a CDS encoding plasmid mobilization protein produces the protein MNKPTERIVVFVTPAQKRAIAASAEGLGISVSELMRRAVLSFGATSEQVKAASIVDRLNAPREPDALNEALQRVARTATKQRTAPRAATKAAPVVEPRDTSDPSSAGAPFGEHHGAPLSVPDALRAHHDALAATAAAVAAAAGALDAPMTDTSAEDLQAAAEAAARVTAAKAASLAANAAKAPRTRRATRSEEDDSHPDPATPDGHFA, from the coding sequence ATGAACAAGCCTACCGAACGCATCGTCGTATTCGTCACGCCCGCGCAGAAACGCGCGATCGCCGCGAGCGCGGAAGGCCTCGGGATCAGCGTCAGCGAACTGATGCGCCGGGCCGTGCTCAGCTTCGGCGCGACCAGCGAACAGGTGAAGGCCGCCAGCATCGTCGATCGGCTCAATGCACCGCGCGAACCCGATGCATTGAACGAGGCATTGCAACGCGTCGCGCGCACTGCGACGAAACAGCGTACTGCACCGCGTGCAGCGACAAAAGCCGCGCCCGTGGTCGAACCGCGCGACACGTCCGATCCATCGTCCGCCGGTGCGCCGTTCGGCGAACATCACGGCGCCCCGCTCTCGGTACCCGACGCACTGCGAGCGCATCACGACGCGCTCGCCGCAACTGCGGCAGCTGTCGCGGCGGCCGCCGGCGCGCTCGATGCACCAATGACCGACACCAGCGCCGAAGACCTGCAGGCAGCCGCAGAAGCCGCTGCGCGCGTGACCGCGGCCAAAGCTGCGTCCCTCGCTGCAAACGCCGCCAAAGCACCCCGCACGCGCCGCGCAACCCGTTCCGAAGAAGACGACTCGCATCCGGACCCGGCAACCCCCGACGGACATTTCGCCTGA